The genomic interval AACCACAAACCTGTTATCAAATCGCAGTCTTCGTTTTGCCACTTGCGAAAAGCGTTTAACAATTCCTCAAAGTGCGCCTGATGCATCATCTCTTCGATGTATTGCTGCTCATCGGCCTGCAAAACGCTCCGCCAATCTGTTTCCATCAGCAGCCTTGCCGACTGTTTTAACTCCCTGATTTTTTGTTCTACGTGGAGTCGTATTTCAGGGTCGTCATCATCGCGAAGAGAAATAAGAGCTTTCAGTTCGTTTGGGTTTAGCATAAAAACTACATTTTTTTCCGAGCCGCCGTTTTTAAAAGTAAGTTTTCCAGCAAAACCTCTAAGGGTTTAAGCGCAATGGCCACCGTAATTTTCAGCATAATAAGCCCAGAAGCACCAAAAATTTTTGCTCCTTCCTGCAACTGGGGGTCTATTACCAATTCGGAAATAATGAAAAATAAAGCTGCGAGCATTAAAACGATTGTGGTTGCCCGTTTGCCGACGCGCTCTTTGGTGAGCATATCCAGCGTTTGGGTGAGTTCGTCGTTTTTGCGGGCAATGCTTTCGTTAGCCTTGTTGAGTTTGTTTTGCAACCTGTCGCTAACGGATGTGAGCAACTTTACCTCGCCGAGCAACTGCGCATAGCTTTGTGCTAACAACTCATACTCTTTCACCCAAGAGTGCTCGGGAAGCATATCGGGCTTTGCGAGCAGTTCTTTGGCGTTACGAAGTATTTCATTTTCCTTTTCAAATACCTGATATTTTTCAGGCTGTTTGCTCATAATTCCAAAAGGGTGATTATGGCAAAATTATAACAAAAAAGCCGCTTTTCAGCGGCCTTTTTATCAGTTTTCAATAACACTCATGATAATCGGAATGTCGATGAGTTCTTTAAAATCTTCACCCGATTCCTGCATATCTTCGTCATCTTCTTCGTAGAACCAATTGATGACCACTTCGCCATCGGTAACTTTTTCTAAGCGACGGAAAATTTCAACCAAACACTTGGAAGAACTTGTATTGAAGTACTCTAACTTGATATCAAAACTGGTTTTGGGGCAAGGTTTTTTTACATACTCGTCTAACCACTCAAACAGCGGCTTGTAAAACTCTATTGAATTTTCGGGTATAGAACGCCCGGACATCAGGAATTTACCTGTGCTCACATCAAAACTCAGTTTAGGGGTTTTTGAGGTTTCTTCCAGAAAAAAGTTTTCCATATCTTCTACTTAGCTTAGGCTGCGGCCGGTAAAGCTGCAGGAATTTTGACCATGAGACTAAAGAACGAAAGATGATTATTACATAAACGAAACTCATAAAAGAGTTTCCCGCCCGATTTGCGTGCTATCTCTATTAATCCAAGGCCGGCGCCTCCTTTCTCGGATATAACGCCATTGCCAAGCGTTTCCATATAAACCTGTTTCAATTTTTCCGACGAAAGCGAATTAATCAGGTCTATTTTAGCTTTTAAAGCAGGCATTTCTTCGTTCAGAATGTAATTTCCGGCGATAATATAATAATCTCCCTGAGCTTTGGCAAGCACAAATGTAACGCTTTCCTCGTCAGAAAAATCATCAATAGAGATATGTCCGTAATGATGATAAATATTTTGCAGTATTTCCACCAAAATATGGAAAACCCGCTTCTTAATGTTTGATTTTGGCTCAACTTCGGCCAGCTTAGCCTGTACAACATCCATGAGATTATTGAGCAAATCGCCATTGGCATTGCCCTTGTAAGACATGAGGATGTCTTCCGCTTGAAATTGTTCGTAAAAATTTTGAACGTTCAATGCTTTATTTGTTTAAGCTCAGGCCGGTGCTGCCGGAAATGTTTTTTGACTTATCGCGAAAGTTATCGGCTAATTCTTATCTGCAAAGCTAATACCTTTTTGAGAAATTTTAATTTTTCCGGCTTTGAACAAATTGCCTATCAACGCTTTGAATGTTTTTTTACTCATTTGGAAAGCCTGATAGATTTCTTCCGGTGCTGTTTTGTCGTGATAAGGCAAAAATCCGCCTGCTTGCTCCAATGCATCCAAAATCAGTTGCTGTTGGTTTTTGATACCTGCAAAGCCCTGCTTACGCAAACTCAAATCTATTTTATTGTCTTCTCTGATTTTTTTGACAAATCCGATGCGCTTATCGCCTATTGCAAGGGGCTCAAACAGTTCTGAATGGTATAAAATACCTGCATACTGATTGTTAATTATACACATGTAGCCCAAGTCGGTTTTTTCGTAGACCAAAAGCGAAACCTGCTCGCCTTCGCGCAGATTGGGCTTACCTTTGTCAAGAAATCCGCCAATTTTTCCGATACCTATCAGCCTGCCTGTTCGAGGGTCGGTACTTACGCGAACGACATGTACTTGCCCTTTGCGCATGGGGCGGTGTTGCTCTTTCAGCGGCACAAACAAATCTTTCTCGAGCCCCCAGTCCAGAAATGCACCGAAATCGGTGGTGTGCGTAACCCACAAGCAGGCAAATTCGCCTAACTGTGCATAGGGCTGCAAAGTGGTAGCTATGGGGCGGTCTTCCGAGTCGTGATAAACAAATACTTTGATGTAATCATCGGGCTGCAAACCTTCGGGCATGTATTTTTTAGGCAACAACAACTCGCCCAAGGGAGTGTCTAAATATGCCCCAAAATCTACTAACTTTACTACGCGGAAAGTAGAAAATTTGCCGATGATATTTTCAGATGTAGCTGACATGCCGTAAAGGTAAGCATAACTTTTTCAATGAAAACGCGAATTTGCCCTAACCATTTTTTTCCGCCGTCGTATAAGCATTTAAAACTTAGTGTAATTTTTACACTTTTATTATCCCTAATCCCATGAAAAACCTGCAAAACAAGATTTATAACGGCTCGCTCACCTTGCTGACCGACCTGTATCAAATCACGATGGCATACGGCTATTGGAAATCGCAAATGACTGAACGTGAGGCTGTTTTCAATTTATTTTTCCGCAAAAATCCGTTTAACGGCGGCTATACCATCGCCGGCGGGTTGTCGTATGCCATCGACTTTTTGGAAAATTTCCACTTTGACGACAGCGATATTGCCTACTTGGCTACTCTGACAGGTGCAGACGGGAAGCCTCTTTTCGAGCAGGGATTTTTGGACTACCTCGCGCAGATGCATTTTACCTGTGATGTGGATGCCATCCCCGAAGGAACAGTCGTATTTCCGCAAGAGCCGCTGTTGCGCATCAAAGGGCCACTGATTCAGGGACAATTGGTAGAAACTGCCCTGTTGAATATTATCAATTTCCAAAGCCTGATTGCAACTAAGGCAGCGCGCGTATGTCAGGCAGCCAATGGCGAGCCGGTGCTGGAATTTGGGTTGCGACGCGCACAAGGGATAGAC from Rhodoflexus caldus carries:
- a CDS encoding DUF1987 domain-containing protein, with the translated sequence MENFFLEETSKTPKLSFDVSTGKFLMSGRSIPENSIEFYKPLFEWLDEYVKKPCPKTSFDIKLEYFNTSSSKCLVEIFRRLEKVTDGEVVINWFYEEDDEDMQESGEDFKELIDIPIIMSVIEN
- a CDS encoding SiaB family protein kinase, which gives rise to MNVQNFYEQFQAEDILMSYKGNANGDLLNNLMDVVQAKLAEVEPKSNIKKRVFHILVEILQNIYHHYGHISIDDFSDEESVTFVLAKAQGDYYIIAGNYILNEEMPALKAKIDLINSLSSEKLKQVYMETLGNGVISEKGGAGLGLIEIARKSGGKLFYEFRLCNNHLSFFSLMVKIPAALPAAA
- a CDS encoding CvfB family protein, yielding MSATSENIIGKFSTFRVVKLVDFGAYLDTPLGELLLPKKYMPEGLQPDDYIKVFVYHDSEDRPIATTLQPYAQLGEFACLWVTHTTDFGAFLDWGLEKDLFVPLKEQHRPMRKGQVHVVRVSTDPRTGRLIGIGKIGGFLDKGKPNLREGEQVSLLVYEKTDLGYMCIINNQYAGILYHSELFEPLAIGDKRIGFVKKIREDNKIDLSLRKQGFAGIKNQQQLILDALEQAGGFLPYHDKTAPEEIYQAFQMSKKTFKALIGNLFKAGKIKISQKGISFADKN